One part of the Tunicatimonas pelagia genome encodes these proteins:
- a CDS encoding helix-turn-helix domain-containing protein, with protein MEDYNKIIESLNVRFIKSKNIRILQPVKIQNYYDVENSILILNRGEIHYGEDEDVVSDESILFIPGGKMMSVTYGSGDPVSLSNDDFINNKELYFQSLETTDITKLEVENFSFINFEAKVFDSVNFFASLDIPPFEIKDNPRIVEIIKDITGENNSETPGKDRIIKISTERLVIEIVRHILETRMFVEQLATNSTYFKDPRLIDIFAYIKNNIGGDLSNKVLANVANVSEDYVGQYFKMLTGINPQDYIEYQRMEHAVNLLRTTKKSIREIGKEVGYKDTAYFCRRFKMMFGIPAGKMRRRESLMNV; from the coding sequence ATGGAAGACTATAATAAGATAATTGAATCCCTCAACGTTCGATTTATCAAATCCAAAAATATCAGAATCTTACAACCGGTCAAGATTCAGAATTATTACGATGTTGAGAATTCTATCCTTATTTTGAACCGAGGTGAAATTCACTACGGGGAAGATGAAGATGTAGTATCAGACGAAAGTATTCTCTTCATTCCCGGTGGAAAAATGATGTCTGTCACCTACGGTTCGGGTGATCCAGTAAGTTTGTCAAACGACGACTTTATCAATAATAAAGAATTATACTTCCAATCGCTAGAGACAACTGACATCACCAAACTTGAGGTAGAGAATTTTAGCTTCATTAATTTTGAAGCAAAAGTTTTTGATTCGGTAAACTTCTTTGCTTCACTGGATATTCCTCCGTTTGAGATTAAAGATAATCCGAGGATCGTAGAGATTATCAAAGACATTACGGGCGAGAACAACTCGGAGACTCCAGGGAAAGATCGGATTATTAAGATTAGCACTGAGCGATTGGTAATTGAAATTGTTCGCCACATTCTGGAAACTCGAATGTTTGTGGAGCAGTTGGCCACCAATAGCACCTACTTTAAAGACCCTCGCTTGATCGATATTTTTGCTTACATTAAGAATAATATTGGGGGCGATTTGTCTAACAAGGTACTAGCCAATGTAGCTAACGTATCTGAAGATTACGTAGGTCAGTATTTCAAAATGTTGACGGGTATTAATCCGCAAGACTATATTGAATACCAACGAATGGAACACGCGGTTAATCTGCTACGCACCACCAAAAAGAGCATCCGCGAAATCGGTAAAGAAGTAGGGTACAAAGATACTGCTTACTTCTGCCGTCGGTTTAAGATGATGTTCGGTATTCCGGCCGGAAAAATGCGCCGTCGCGAATCTTTGATGAACGTCTAG
- a CDS encoding YqjF family protein, which produces MKSGSPKSAFLTARWKYLLMANYAVDPSVLKPYVPQATELDYFQGKTYVSIVGFRFLDTKLLGIPVPFHRNFTEVNLRFYVRYRSQQGWRRGTSFISEIVPKPAIAWVANLVYREHYTYAPTQYWIDHQKDELSVEYTWKKGGTRNFIMATAQPTTKPLAPNSIEEFIAQHYWGYNAYSKKTTLEYGVEHPAWSYFPVTDFEAHYHTKALYGSAFVPYLERKPDSVFIADGSNVVVRQGGKIKVK; this is translated from the coding sequence ATGAAATCAGGTTCACCTAAATCCGCTTTTTTAACCGCCCGGTGGAAGTATCTACTAATGGCCAACTACGCAGTAGATCCATCGGTACTAAAACCCTACGTTCCCCAAGCCACCGAGCTAGACTATTTTCAGGGCAAAACATACGTAAGTATTGTGGGCTTCCGATTTCTGGATACTAAGTTGTTAGGTATTCCGGTACCCTTTCATCGGAATTTCACTGAAGTGAACCTGCGCTTTTATGTCCGCTACCGCAGCCAGCAAGGTTGGCGGAGAGGTACATCTTTTATTAGTGAGATTGTGCCTAAACCTGCTATCGCCTGGGTGGCGAATCTGGTGTATCGGGAACACTACACCTACGCCCCAACCCAATATTGGATTGACCATCAAAAAGATGAGCTAAGTGTTGAGTATACCTGGAAGAAAGGTGGAACCCGTAATTTTATAATGGCAACAGCTCAGCCAACAACAAAGCCATTAGCACCGAATTCTATTGAAGAGTTTATTGCTCAACACTACTGGGGCTACAATGCGTACAGTAAAAAAACTACGTTAGAGTACGGAGTGGAACATCCGGCTTGGTCGTATTTTCCGGTAACTGATTTTGAGGCACATTATCACACTAAAGCCCTTTATGGTTCAGCCTTTGTTCCGTATCTTGAGCGTAAACCTGATTCAGTATTTATTGCTGATGGCTCTAATGTAGTAGTTCGGCAAGGAGGTAAAATTAAGGTGAAATAG
- a CDS encoding GAF domain-containing protein, translating into MLAFSLTMWQQSKQVEGAMRHVLDTRMYIRDQLDAIAAQANGQVSEARGSVIRHSELTKDKNGQFPQEIAIWASFQQLDSLESYLSDSVDLTELEISINKFNQDFYVADSLWQATLEAQKNTAIRLNKTDPAQTHYRVASAEEQNYSLPSDTVAELTIEAEEAYMQGAFLNYTHANYRGKGYADYTNKDQDVVEWKFETEWSGTHLISFRYANGGKSDRPLRIELDSLLLDSALSFPVTERGAWTQWVFTETIPVSLNAGGHTLHATAIGSSGANIDFVKIVTPAPYADSSLLNNTVYHKGVMDEEALAEFMQQVAGQQDAANTMNAIADILRNAGVKLRRAISSIRAQNESLLASDMAQLQDTLYQATLFNFGMLVAVILLAAFATSYVLKSMKNSIAKPTQFIYQLAEGKVNDNLVETKDELNEVVQAGNLLGQQLRKARDFAIQVGDGQLDQPFEPASEQDMLGNALLQMRTKLVEMAEEEKNRHWMNEGITKFSELVRAKYEDKQEFAVKLVSEVVKYVGANQGGLFIREQGEGEGDEVLVLQGCYAYERRKFIEKDVIPGEGLLGQAYLEGETTYLTEIPDKYITIRSGLGQSDPNAILIVPLTSNEQLTGVLELATFREFTPHAIELVEKVAEIIGAHIANLEANERTQQLLKSTQEQAEELRSQEEEMRQNMEEMKAIQEQMHRDQQEEQQAVSTDEAKQT; encoded by the coding sequence ATGCTAGCCTTCTCGCTAACTATGTGGCAGCAAAGTAAGCAAGTGGAAGGTGCCATGAGGCATGTGCTGGATACCCGAATGTACATTCGAGATCAGTTAGATGCCATTGCTGCCCAAGCAAATGGGCAAGTATCGGAAGCGCGAGGTAGTGTAATCCGGCATAGTGAACTGACTAAAGACAAAAATGGGCAATTTCCGCAGGAGATTGCTATCTGGGCATCCTTCCAGCAACTTGACAGCCTGGAGAGTTATTTGTCTGACAGTGTTGATCTGACCGAACTAGAGATAAGCATAAATAAGTTTAATCAGGATTTTTATGTGGCTGATAGTCTGTGGCAAGCCACGTTGGAGGCGCAAAAAAACACTGCAATTCGTTTGAATAAAACTGATCCTGCCCAAACGCATTATCGTGTCGCTAGTGCCGAAGAGCAAAACTACTCACTGCCTTCCGATACCGTAGCAGAGCTGACCATAGAGGCGGAAGAGGCTTACATGCAAGGTGCCTTTTTAAACTACACTCACGCCAACTACCGAGGAAAGGGGTACGCAGATTATACTAACAAAGATCAGGATGTAGTAGAATGGAAATTTGAGACCGAGTGGAGTGGTACTCATCTAATTTCGTTTAGGTATGCCAACGGTGGAAAAAGTGATCGCCCTCTTCGTATTGAATTAGATAGCCTATTGTTAGATTCAGCCCTGTCTTTTCCCGTAACTGAGCGAGGGGCTTGGACGCAGTGGGTATTTACTGAGACTATTCCTGTGTCGCTCAATGCAGGAGGGCATACGTTGCACGCGACAGCAATTGGCAGCAGTGGAGCAAATATTGATTTCGTAAAGATTGTTACCCCGGCCCCGTACGCCGACTCGTCGCTTCTTAACAACACTGTTTACCACAAGGGGGTAATGGATGAAGAAGCCTTGGCTGAGTTTATGCAACAGGTAGCTGGACAGCAAGATGCTGCCAATACCATGAACGCTATTGCTGACATACTTAGGAATGCTGGAGTGAAATTGCGGCGAGCCATCAGCTCAATACGTGCACAAAACGAAAGCCTACTAGCATCGGATATGGCTCAGTTGCAAGACACCCTCTATCAGGCAACGCTCTTTAACTTCGGTATGTTAGTAGCGGTAATCTTGTTAGCTGCTTTTGCCACATCCTACGTACTCAAATCAATGAAAAATTCCATCGCAAAGCCTACGCAGTTCATCTATCAGTTAGCAGAAGGAAAAGTCAACGACAATTTGGTAGAAACGAAAGATGAGTTAAATGAGGTAGTGCAAGCGGGGAACCTGCTGGGTCAACAACTGCGAAAAGCTCGGGACTTCGCTATTCAGGTGGGAGATGGACAGTTAGACCAACCCTTTGAACCAGCTAGCGAACAAGACATGCTAGGAAATGCCTTACTGCAAATGCGGACTAAGCTAGTCGAGATGGCCGAAGAAGAAAAAAACCGTCACTGGATGAATGAAGGCATTACGAAGTTTTCGGAACTAGTACGCGCTAAATACGAGGATAAGCAAGAATTCGCGGTCAAGTTGGTATCAGAAGTAGTTAAGTATGTAGGTGCCAATCAAGGGGGGCTATTTATCCGAGAGCAAGGAGAGGGAGAGGGAGATGAAGTACTTGTACTGCAAGGCTGTTATGCTTACGAACGAAGAAAGTTTATAGAAAAAGATGTGATACCTGGTGAAGGGCTACTCGGACAAGCGTACCTAGAAGGAGAAACAACCTACTTAACCGAAATTCCGGATAAGTATATCACCATCCGATCAGGGCTTGGTCAATCCGACCCTAATGCTATTCTGATAGTTCCACTTACATCTAATGAGCAATTAACCGGAGTGCTAGAGCTAGCTACTTTTCGAGAGTTTACTCCCCACGCGATTGAGCTGGTAGAGAAAGTTGCAGAAATTATAGGAGCCCATATTGCCAATTTAGAAGCTAATGAACGTACCCAGCAGTTGCTGAAGTCAACGCAGGAACAAGCTGAAGAACTCCGATCTCAGGAGGAAGAAATGCGGCAAAATATGGAAGAGATGAAGGCCATTCAGGAGCAAATGCACCGCGACCAGCAGGAGGAACAACAGGCGGTGAGCACTGACGAAGCGAAACAAACCTAG
- a CDS encoding zinc metallopeptidase encodes MSLYIILFIGVGILSFAVSRRLKNKFRKYSQIRWNADLTGREIAEKMLRDNRIHDVEVISVPGKLTDHYNPANKTVNLSEAVYHGRSAAAAAVAAHECGHAVQHATAYSFLEFRSAMVPVQNVSARILNMVVLFMFFGGMFIFGMEGAFLNTALLVIIGCYTVITLFSLVTLPVEFDASKRALAWIQAQNIASPDEYGQAKDALKWAAMTYVVAALGSIVGLLYWVSIYLGGRD; translated from the coding sequence ATGTCTTTATACATTATATTATTTATAGGTGTCGGCATCCTGAGTTTTGCCGTCAGCCGACGATTGAAAAACAAATTCAGAAAGTATTCCCAGATTCGTTGGAATGCTGATTTAACTGGGCGAGAGATTGCCGAAAAGATGCTGCGGGATAATCGTATTCACGATGTAGAGGTTATCTCAGTACCAGGCAAATTAACGGATCATTATAACCCAGCTAATAAAACAGTAAACTTGAGTGAGGCGGTTTATCACGGTCGTTCAGCAGCCGCGGCAGCCGTTGCGGCTCACGAATGCGGTCACGCGGTGCAGCACGCCACGGCTTACAGTTTTCTGGAGTTTCGCTCCGCAATGGTACCAGTACAAAACGTAAGCGCCCGCATTCTAAATATGGTCGTACTATTTATGTTCTTCGGAGGAATGTTCATCTTCGGGATGGAAGGCGCTTTCCTTAATACTGCATTGCTGGTAATTATTGGTTGTTATACCGTAATTACGCTGTTCTCGCTGGTTACCTTACCGGTAGAATTTGATGCCAGTAAACGGGCCTTGGCTTGGATTCAGGCTCAAAATATTGCTTCTCCCGATGAATATGGTCAAGCGAAGGATGCCCTGAAGTGGGCCGCCATGACATATGTAGTAGCCGCTTTAGGCTCAATTGTGGGTCTGCTCTATTGGGTTTCTATTTACCTCGGAGGTCGTGACTAA
- a CDS encoding Rid family detoxifying hydrolase, whose translation MPKKIIQTSEAPAPIGPYNQAILVGDTLYASGQIAIDVASGELLTDNITQETHQVMKNLEAVLRQADMQFLNVVKCSIFVRDMGQFATINEAYGQYFQADPPARETVEVSGLPKDVNVEISCIAVK comes from the coding sequence ATGCCTAAAAAAATCATTCAAACCTCGGAAGCCCCCGCACCTATTGGACCCTACAATCAGGCTATACTGGTTGGGGATACGCTGTATGCTTCGGGGCAGATCGCTATTGATGTTGCATCGGGAGAACTGCTGACCGATAACATTACGCAGGAAACCCACCAAGTGATGAAAAACCTAGAAGCTGTTCTTCGTCAGGCGGATATGCAGTTTTTAAATGTAGTTAAGTGCAGTATTTTTGTTCGGGATATGGGGCAGTTTGCTACCATCAACGAAGCCTACGGACAGTACTTTCAGGCTGACCCGCCCGCTCGGGAAACAGTTGAAGTGAGTGGCTTACCCAAAGATGTAAACGTAGAGATTTCTTGCATTGCGGTAAAATAA
- a CDS encoding acyl-CoA dehydrogenase, producing MNFTLTEEHIAVQEAAREFAQKELLPGVIERDEEQRFPKEQIRQMGELGFMGMMVDPKHGGGGMDTKSYVLAMEEISKIDASASVCMSVNNSLVCWGIEQYGTEEQKEKYLSRLATGEIIGAFCLSEPEAGSDATSQKTTAIDQGDHYLLNGTKNWITNGNSSSVYIVIAQTDSEKGHRGINALIVERESEGFVVGKKENKMGIRASDTHSLMFTDVKVPKANRIGEDGFGFKFAMSVLNGGRIGIAAQALGIASGAYEFALQYAQERKAFGKELVQHQGIQFKLADMATQIEAARLLCLQAADLKDQGLPYAKQSAMAKLFASQVAMDVTTEAVQVHGGYGYVKEYHVERLMRDAKITQIYEGTSEIQKIVISRELIQ from the coding sequence ATGAACTTTACACTAACGGAAGAACACATAGCAGTGCAGGAAGCAGCCCGGGAATTTGCTCAGAAAGAGTTATTGCCCGGCGTAATTGAACGAGACGAAGAGCAACGGTTTCCGAAAGAACAGATTAGGCAAATGGGGGAGTTAGGGTTTATGGGGATGATGGTTGATCCAAAACACGGTGGCGGAGGTATGGATACCAAATCTTACGTGCTGGCGATGGAAGAAATATCTAAGATAGATGCTTCGGCTTCCGTTTGTATGTCGGTGAATAACTCGTTGGTTTGTTGGGGTATTGAACAGTACGGCACCGAAGAGCAGAAAGAGAAATATCTTAGTCGTTTGGCCACCGGAGAAATTATCGGAGCGTTCTGTCTATCCGAACCTGAGGCCGGCTCCGACGCCACTTCTCAAAAGACGACAGCGATTGACCAAGGCGATCATTATCTGCTGAACGGTACCAAAAACTGGATAACAAACGGTAATAGCTCATCCGTCTATATTGTAATTGCCCAGACTGATTCGGAAAAGGGGCACCGAGGTATTAATGCTTTGATAGTAGAACGCGAATCGGAAGGTTTTGTCGTTGGTAAAAAGGAAAACAAAATGGGTATTCGGGCTTCCGATACGCACTCACTCATGTTTACTGATGTAAAAGTACCCAAGGCCAACCGAATTGGTGAAGATGGATTTGGGTTTAAATTTGCTATGTCGGTGCTAAACGGCGGACGCATCGGTATTGCCGCACAAGCCCTTGGCATTGCTTCGGGAGCGTATGAATTCGCGCTACAGTACGCTCAAGAACGCAAAGCATTCGGAAAAGAACTTGTACAACATCAAGGAATCCAGTTTAAGTTAGCCGATATGGCAACCCAAATTGAAGCGGCTCGCTTGTTATGCTTGCAAGCAGCAGACCTAAAAGACCAAGGGCTTCCCTATGCTAAGCAAAGCGCAATGGCCAAGTTATTTGCCTCGCAAGTAGCGATGGACGTAACCACTGAAGCGGTACAAGTACACGGGGGCTACGGCTATGTGAAAGAATACCATGTGGAACGATTGATGCGTGATGCTAAGATTACTCAGATTTACGAGGGGACTTCCGAAATTCAGAAGATTGTAATATCTCGAGAATTGATACAATAA
- a CDS encoding methylglyoxal synthase: protein MKNKKNVALVAHDNKKPDLLDWVREHIDLMVNYRLYATGTTGNFLENGTKDVGALQIQKLLSGPLGGDQQIGAKIAEGEIDFLVFFWDPLEPQPHDPDVKALLRIAVTWDIPFACNRASANFLFSSAQEADNYQRQAPDFSDYLQRSVHQKS, encoded by the coding sequence ATGAAAAATAAAAAAAACGTGGCTCTGGTAGCCCACGACAATAAAAAGCCTGACCTGCTTGACTGGGTTCGGGAGCACATTGATTTAATGGTAAATTACCGACTGTATGCGACAGGTACTACGGGCAATTTTCTAGAGAATGGAACGAAGGACGTAGGTGCCCTTCAAATACAGAAGCTATTGAGCGGTCCGCTAGGGGGCGACCAGCAAATTGGAGCGAAGATTGCCGAGGGCGAAATTGATTTTCTGGTCTTTTTCTGGGATCCGTTGGAACCGCAGCCCCATGACCCTGACGTAAAAGCACTGCTACGGATTGCCGTCACTTGGGATATTCCGTTTGCTTGTAACCGAGCTTCGGCTAACTTTTTGTTTTCCTCAGCGCAAGAAGCGGACAATTACCAACGGCAAGCCCCCGATTTTAGTGATTACCTTCAACGGTCGGTACACCAAAAGTCATAA
- a CDS encoding IMPACT family protein, with translation MPDHYFSLSDKSEGSYREKGSKFLAYAYSVSSETEVQQHLADLKKLHHTARHHCYAFVLKPQPGQEETYRASDDGEPPHSAGDPILGQIRSYRLLDVLVVVVRYFGGTKLGVAGLINAYKTAAADALSNSVILEKYVERTISVEFDYAATSAVMKIIDHYSLTIIDQAFTEICYYYLSVRLRDYEAALAGFSALEQVKVKH, from the coding sequence ATGCCTGACCATTACTTTTCGCTATCAGACAAATCCGAAGGTTCTTATCGAGAGAAGGGAAGTAAATTTCTGGCGTATGCCTATTCAGTCAGTTCAGAAACTGAGGTGCAGCAACACTTAGCTGACTTGAAGAAACTTCACCATACAGCTCGGCATCACTGCTACGCTTTTGTGCTGAAACCACAACCAGGACAAGAAGAGACCTACCGCGCCAGTGACGATGGCGAGCCTCCCCATTCAGCGGGAGATCCTATTTTGGGGCAGATTCGGTCGTATCGATTGCTGGATGTATTGGTAGTAGTTGTTCGGTATTTTGGTGGAACTAAGCTAGGTGTAGCTGGGCTAATAAATGCGTACAAAACCGCTGCCGCCGATGCGCTGAGTAACAGTGTTATTTTAGAAAAATACGTAGAACGAACGATTAGTGTCGAATTTGATTATGCGGCTACTAGTGCTGTAATGAAAATTATTGACCACTACTCCCTGACTATTATCGATCAGGCTTTTACCGAAATTTGTTACTACTACCTATCAGTGCGACTGCGCGATTACGAAGCGGCTTTAGCAGGCTTCTCTGCGCTAGAGCAAGTGAAAGTAAAACATTGA
- a CDS encoding lysylphosphatidylglycerol synthase transmembrane domain-containing protein has translation MKGSLNIRSIAKYVVSLAIAGGLLYLVFRNVDTTAILNKLREVQYQWVILAVVIFIVSHIVRAYRWNLMLQPLGYQHLRTFRTLLAVLTAYFANLIIPRMGEVTRCGVLRQLDKVPVTTSLGTVVAERLVDLLSLFALMALLFLTEFGRLSDFITGFWEEKFSNLGEQVFAIYVFTGIATVGLLTAFFLVRAFWDRLQQNALFQKTQTLLREVLRGVTSIGKIKKQGQFWLATVSMWFMYFLVSYTVFFAIPETSNLGASAGLAVLVMGSLGMAAPVQGGIGTFHALVSGVLLLYGIEQGDGVLFATLIHGMQTLSFIVMGGFAFFMVSVLSSRKIKTATTS, from the coding sequence ATGAAGGGTTCCCTGAATATTAGGAGTATTGCTAAGTACGTAGTATCGTTAGCGATTGCCGGAGGGTTGCTATACTTAGTATTTCGCAACGTAGATACTACTGCTATACTAAATAAGTTGCGGGAAGTACAGTATCAGTGGGTGATCTTGGCGGTCGTCATATTTATCGTTAGCCACATTGTTCGGGCTTACCGCTGGAATCTGATGCTGCAACCACTAGGCTACCAGCATCTTCGTACGTTCCGTACATTGCTGGCAGTACTTACGGCCTATTTTGCCAACCTTATTATTCCCCGAATGGGTGAGGTTACCCGCTGTGGTGTGCTCCGCCAATTAGATAAAGTACCGGTAACTACCTCACTAGGCACCGTGGTTGCCGAACGTCTGGTAGATTTATTATCCTTGTTTGCCCTAATGGCGTTACTGTTTCTTACAGAATTTGGTCGCCTCAGCGATTTTATTACCGGATTCTGGGAGGAGAAATTTAGTAACTTGGGTGAGCAGGTATTTGCTATCTACGTATTTACGGGTATCGCAACAGTTGGATTACTCACTGCTTTCTTTTTAGTCCGGGCTTTCTGGGATCGCTTGCAGCAAAACGCATTATTTCAAAAGACACAAACTTTACTGCGCGAAGTGCTCCGAGGAGTGACCAGTATCGGAAAAATTAAGAAGCAAGGGCAGTTTTGGCTGGCCACGGTTAGTATGTGGTTTATGTATTTCCTAGTATCGTATACCGTATTTTTCGCGATTCCGGAAACCAGCAATTTAGGAGCCAGTGCCGGACTAGCCGTATTAGTAATGGGCAGCTTGGGTATGGCGGCTCCGGTGCAGGGTGGTATTGGTACATTCCACGCTTTAGTAAGCGGAGTTTTACTACTCTACGGTATCGAGCAGGGCGATGGGGTGTTATTCGCTACCCTAATTCACGGGATGCAAACCCTCTCATTCATTGTTATGGGTGGTTTTGCGTTCTTTATGGTTTCAGTCTTATCTTCCCGTAAAATAAAGACCGCAACTACTTCCTGA
- a CDS encoding NAD(P)H-hydrate dehydratase — MKILTASQTRQADAATIQREPIASIDLMKRASHQFTQRFVQQFPEHNCPVYIFCGLGNNGGDGLAIARMLLAQQYDVSVFIIGSKAGSDDFETNLKRLADHPSVHRVTDEAQLPSLPNLSIIIDAMFGSGLNRALEGLYAQTVEAINESGCTVVAVDIPSGLYADSSVNENDPVIQADFTYTFQLPKLAFLLPQNEVYVGSWVTVDIRLDTKFLQEIDTQYHYLTHDWMKELRRERKVHSHKGNYGKTLLISGSYGKMGAAVLCSRACARSGVGLLTVHVPRCGYEIMQISVPEAMVTVDRHQEYFSSLPQQGATSLENYDVIGIGPGLGTEEETVQGLEAMLKTANDRGMRIVLDADALNICGKNRELLELIPENSILTPHPKEFERLTEKAQNDFHRLDLLRDFCQKYHVYTTLKGAHTAIGTPKGSVYFNSSGNPGMATGGSGDVLTGILTALIAQKYDSLSAALLGVYLHGLAGDLAAEKRAQESLIASDIIEHLGAAFVSLR, encoded by the coding sequence ATGAAAATACTCACGGCTTCTCAGACTCGGCAGGCTGATGCGGCGACGATTCAGCGCGAACCCATTGCTTCTATTGACTTAATGAAACGAGCTTCCCATCAATTTACCCAACGTTTTGTGCAGCAGTTTCCGGAGCATAATTGCCCGGTCTATATTTTTTGTGGCTTAGGTAATAACGGAGGCGATGGACTGGCAATTGCCCGAATGCTTCTGGCGCAGCAGTACGATGTTTCGGTTTTTATCATCGGTAGTAAAGCTGGTTCAGACGATTTTGAGACTAATCTAAAGCGGTTGGCCGATCATCCTTCCGTACATCGGGTAACCGATGAAGCGCAGTTGCCGAGTCTACCCAATTTGAGTATCATCATCGATGCGATGTTTGGCTCTGGATTGAACCGGGCTTTGGAAGGCTTGTACGCCCAAACAGTAGAAGCTATTAATGAAAGTGGTTGTACGGTAGTAGCGGTCGATATTCCGTCGGGTTTGTACGCTGATTCTTCGGTCAATGAAAATGATCCGGTTATTCAGGCGGACTTCACCTACACTTTCCAATTACCCAAACTGGCGTTTCTCCTGCCCCAAAACGAAGTATACGTAGGCAGTTGGGTGACCGTGGATATTAGGTTAGATACTAAATTTTTACAAGAAATCGATACACAGTATCATTACCTTACTCACGATTGGATGAAGGAACTTCGTCGGGAGCGAAAGGTACATTCTCATAAAGGCAACTACGGCAAAACGCTACTGATTAGCGGGAGCTACGGGAAAATGGGAGCTGCTGTACTGTGCAGCCGAGCCTGCGCTCGAAGCGGAGTGGGTTTACTTACCGTGCACGTACCGCGTTGTGGCTACGAAATCATGCAAATCTCAGTGCCCGAAGCTATGGTTACGGTAGACAGGCACCAAGAGTATTTCAGCAGTTTACCCCAGCAAGGTGCTACTAGTTTGGAGAATTACGATGTCATTGGGATTGGCCCCGGTTTGGGTACCGAAGAAGAGACCGTACAAGGACTGGAAGCGATGCTAAAAACAGCTAACGATCGGGGAATGCGAATAGTACTGGATGCCGATGCTTTGAATATTTGCGGAAAAAACCGCGAATTGCTAGAACTCATCCCTGAAAACTCCATCCTAACTCCGCACCCTAAAGAATTTGAACGACTTACCGAAAAAGCTCAGAACGATTTTCATCGATTAGATTTATTGCGGGACTTTTGCCAAAAATACCACGTGTACACCACCCTAAAAGGCGCTCATACTGCAATTGGTACTCCCAAAGGCTCAGTTTATTTCAATAGCAGTGGAAATCCCGGAATGGCTACCGGGGGCAGTGGCGATGTGCTTACTGGAATTCTCACCGCCCTCATCGCCCAAAAGTATGACTCGCTCTCAGCCGCCTTACTCGGAGTATATCTCCACGGTTTGGCAGGTGATCTGGCCGCAGAAAAACGTGCTCAGGAATCACTGATTGCTTCGGATATTATTGAGCACTTGGGGGCAGCTTTCGTATCGCTTCGCTAG